A genomic window from Clostridium aceticum includes:
- the rpsR gene encoding 30S ribosomal protein S18 produces the protein MVNNRRKRKSKKKICAFCADKNNRIEYKEIQKLKKYITERGKILPRRISGNCAIHQRDLTIAIKRARHMALLPYTVE, from the coding sequence ATGGTTAATAACAGAAGAAAGCGTAAAAGTAAGAAAAAGATTTGTGCTTTTTGTGCAGATAAAAATAATCGTATAGAGTACAAAGAGATACAAAAACTTAAAAAATACATTACTGAAAGAGGCAAAATATTGCCTAGAAGAATCTCTGGAAACTGTGCAATTCATCAAAGAGATTTAACAATAGCTATTAAAAGAGCTAGACATATGGCATTACTACCATATACAGTGGAGTAA
- a CDS encoding YibE/F family protein: MVIKKNRFFILIVFIFINFSFFSFANEEFHKEDYEKVRAIVVREDVIQDHQLQVQIVEARLLEGPLKGYLVQFKHPLVEGSKYNIPLHKDMKIFLTVHTRNNELVAVGFIDVVRDYHLKVVFFLFVALLILFGGFKGVRSFIALLITAFCIIYIFIPLILKGHNFILSSIIVSFIIVITSFILISGFTRKSLSAIMGTIGGTITSAILAIYFGNKIYLTGISDEMLEMLVAYSSYSIDYRGLLYSGIIIGALGAVMDVSMTITSIIYEIKSKTPKIRMRTLFFSGLSVGRDIMATMTNTLILAYVGTSLPLLLIFIFSDMNFTDIINSQYIASEIIRSLCGSIGLIMTIPITSVVAAINS, encoded by the coding sequence ATGGTGATTAAAAAAAATAGGTTCTTTATATTAATTGTCTTTATATTTATTAATTTTTCTTTTTTTTCCTTTGCCAACGAAGAGTTTCATAAGGAAGACTATGAAAAAGTAAGAGCAATTGTTGTACGGGAAGATGTTATACAAGACCATCAACTTCAAGTACAAATAGTGGAGGCTAGATTATTAGAGGGACCACTTAAAGGTTATTTAGTGCAATTCAAACATCCACTAGTAGAAGGTTCTAAATATAATATACCTTTACATAAAGATATGAAGATTTTTTTAACAGTACATACTAGAAATAATGAGTTAGTGGCAGTAGGGTTTATCGATGTTGTGAGAGATTATCACTTAAAAGTAGTGTTTTTTTTATTTGTTGCACTATTAATTTTATTTGGAGGGTTTAAAGGAGTAAGATCCTTCATTGCACTATTAATTACAGCTTTTTGTATTATTTATATTTTTATTCCATTGATACTAAAGGGACACAACTTTATTTTATCTAGTATTATTGTAAGTTTTATTATTGTTATTACTAGTTTTATTCTTATTAGCGGATTTACCCGTAAAAGTTTAAGTGCTATTATGGGAACGATAGGGGGAACAATCACATCGGCTATTTTAGCAATATACTTTGGGAATAAAATATATCTTACAGGAATATCAGATGAAATGTTAGAGATGCTTGTTGCCTACTCTTCTTATTCAATTGATTATAGGGGTCTATTATATAGTGGAATAATTATTGGTGCACTGGGGGCAGTGATGGACGTTAGTATGACAATTACTTCTATTATTTATGAAATAAAAAGCAAAACCCCTAAAATAAGAATGAGAACTTTATTTTTTTCAGGGTTGTCGGTAGGAAGAGACATTATGGCTACTATGACAAATACATTAATTCTTGCTTATGTAGGAACATCGCTACCTCTTTTATTGATTTTCATTTTTAGTGATATGAATTTTACTGATATTATTAATTCTCAGTATATCGCTTCAGAAATCATAAGGTCTCTATGCGGAAGTATTGGTCTAATTATGACAATCCCTATTACCTCTGTTGTAGCAGCGATTAATAGTTAA
- a CDS encoding 50S ribosomal protein L25 encodes MSTPMLKVSAREATGKNKVSKDRKKGTIPGVVYCKGQGTKLIYLNAKEMEKLLSHYGIGTKITLDFDGEKTYAIIKEIQKNTIKSNLLHADLQTLDENEKIKLSMPIYILNKEKVESSSEILQSQLSEVEIQTYPKYIPDKIELDATKIREKDSLTVADLNIATNENIEILNDMSSVIATIVYASKVQETEEETGESFL; translated from the coding sequence ATGAGTACACCAATGTTAAAGGTAAGTGCAAGAGAAGCTACTGGAAAAAATAAAGTGTCAAAGGATAGAAAAAAGGGCACCATTCCTGGAGTAGTATATTGTAAAGGTCAAGGAACAAAGCTAATTTATCTTAACGCAAAGGAAATGGAAAAGCTCCTATCTCATTATGGTATAGGTACAAAAATCACACTAGATTTTGATGGAGAAAAAACCTATGCTATCATAAAAGAAATTCAAAAAAATACAATAAAAAGCAACTTACTTCATGCAGATTTACAGACTTTAGATGAAAATGAGAAAATTAAATTGTCTATGCCTATTTATATTTTGAATAAAGAAAAAGTAGAGTCTTCTTCTGAAATCTTGCAAAGTCAATTGAGCGAAGTAGAAATTCAAACCTACCCTAAATACATTCCAGATAAGATAGAATTAGATGCAACAAAAATAAGAGAAAAGGACAGTTTAACGGTAGCAGATCTAAACATAGCAACAAATGAAAATATAGAAATATTGAATGATATGAGTAGTGTAATAGCAACAATTGTTTATGCTTCTAAGGTACAAGAAACCGAGGAGGAAACAGGAGAAAGTTTTCTTTAA